A window of the Bacillus sp. A301a_S52 genome harbors these coding sequences:
- a CDS encoding YwqI/YxiC family protein encodes MGEILVNPQLVDQLNDGMSTSITNLQDSATLKSTDMEKTVLDSIAKYETILTEFEEVLALYVQLMEKDIATIDTVKNTLIAEDNRLADWRIFTK; translated from the coding sequence ATGGGAGAAATATTAGTAAATCCACAACTAGTAGACCAGTTAAATGATGGGATGTCAACATCCATTACAAATTTGCAAGACTCAGCCACACTAAAAAGCACGGATATGGAGAAAACGGTGTTGGATAGTATTGCAAAATATGAAACAATTCTCACAGAATTTGAAGAAGTACTGGCATTATATGTACAACTCATGGAGAAAGATATTGCGACGATTGATACCGTTAAAAACACATTAATAGCAGAAGATAACCGCTTAGCAGACTGGAGAATTTTCACAAAATAA
- a CDS encoding DUF5082 family protein, producing the protein MQTSQLRAEYSSKHSQLLACQAEHITLEEELEFVRQKKTELQTLKNDVIQNRVNALTVNSSIDFLEWVGSNYATFAETYVDRLCHEKYTNYINDIDANLDALVDEERRLENKLLENDGLIGKLRQGLNWLSAEIEKITN; encoded by the coding sequence ATGCAAACGAGTCAACTTCGAGCGGAATATTCGAGCAAACACTCACAACTGTTAGCCTGTCAGGCGGAACACATAACACTTGAAGAAGAATTGGAATTTGTCCGGCAGAAAAAAACGGAACTTCAAACGTTAAAAAATGATGTGATTCAAAATAGGGTGAATGCATTAACTGTTAATTCGTCCATTGACTTTTTGGAATGGGTAGGCAGCAATTATGCCACGTTCGCAGAAACCTATGTTGATCGTTTATGTCATGAAAAGTATACTAATTATATTAATGATATAGATGCCAACTTAGATGCACTCGTTGATGAAGAGAGAAGGTTGGAAAATAAATTGCTAGAAAATGATGGTCTAATTGGAAAGCTGAGACAAGGGCTTAATTGGCTTAGCGCTGAGATAGAAAAGATAACAAATTGA
- a CDS encoding TetR/AcrR family transcriptional regulator → MSHRTKKALAFSLKKLLGQTTLEKITVKDIVKECGVNRQTFYYHFHDIYELLEWLFGTEVTEVIDNKNTYGTWQQGFLRVLNYIESNKKVVMNTYHSLEREHLEEYLYRFVYNLMIDVINEQAKGIYVTEENKQFIADFYKYAFVGIVIEWIGEGMKECPQTISDNLSKLIDGDIPKALLYLQK, encoded by the coding sequence ATGTCTCACAGAACAAAAAAAGCGTTAGCCTTTTCTTTAAAGAAACTTTTGGGGCAAACGACTTTAGAGAAAATTACTGTTAAAGATATTGTGAAGGAGTGTGGTGTTAATCGCCAAACCTTTTACTATCACTTTCATGATATTTATGAATTATTAGAGTGGTTATTTGGTACGGAGGTAACAGAGGTTATTGATAATAAAAATACATATGGCACATGGCAACAAGGTTTCTTACGAGTTTTAAATTATATAGAAAGTAACAAAAAGGTCGTGATGAACACATACCATTCATTGGAACGTGAACATTTAGAAGAGTATCTATATCGCTTTGTTTACAATCTAATGATCGATGTTATTAATGAGCAAGCAAAAGGAATATACGTCACTGAAGAGAATAAGCAATTCATTGCTGACTTTTACAAATATGCTTTTGTTGGAATTGTCATAGAATGGATAGGAGAAGGTATGAAAGAATGCCCACAAACGATAAGTGACAATTTAAGCAAATTAATAGATGGTGACATCCCTAAAGCACTGTTATATCTACAGAAATAA
- a CDS encoding oleate hydratase: MTKRNDGRHVYFVGGGLASLAGAAYLIRDCGFKGESIHVLEGLPVLGGSNDGGGSPIKGFVCRGGRMLNEETYENFWELFSSIPSLEEEGMSITEEILAFDEAHPTHSNARLINKKGEVLDVMSMGFNNEDRLALGKLILTAEEKLDNLKISDWFGTHFFETHFWYMWQTTFAFQKWSSLFEFKRYMNRMIFEYSRIHTLEGVTRTKYNQYESVILPLQTFLDNHGVDFSLRCTVTDIDFADKKEITATTIHYTTENGEGTISLKEKDLCIVTNGCMTDCATLGDLHTPAPFNAKNPISGNLWANIAAKKQGLGNPKPFFSDPEQTNWQSFTVTLKGNKLLKKIEAFSRNVPGSGALMTFKDSSWLMSIVVAHQPHFKGQTEDETIFWGYGLYTDQLGDYVKKPMRECTGEEILTELLHHLHFDKEIDDILADVVNVIPCIMPYIVAQFQPRAMTDRPKVVPDGSTNFAMISQFVEIPEDMVFTEEYSVRAARIAVYELLGMTKKICPVTPHHYDIRTLFKAVNTTFR, from the coding sequence ATGACAAAAAGGAATGATGGAAGACACGTCTATTTTGTAGGAGGAGGCCTCGCTTCATTGGCCGGTGCTGCGTACTTGATTAGAGATTGTGGATTCAAAGGAGAAAGTATTCATGTTCTTGAAGGACTACCTGTTCTAGGTGGATCAAATGATGGGGGTGGGTCGCCGATAAAAGGGTTTGTTTGTAGAGGCGGACGTATGCTGAATGAGGAAACATACGAAAACTTCTGGGAGTTATTTTCCTCAATACCATCACTTGAAGAAGAAGGAATGAGTATCACAGAGGAGATTCTAGCATTTGATGAAGCTCATCCTACACACTCAAATGCCCGGCTCATTAATAAAAAAGGTGAGGTTCTAGACGTGATGAGTATGGGCTTCAATAACGAGGATCGTCTAGCCCTAGGAAAATTAATTTTAACAGCGGAAGAAAAATTAGATAATTTAAAAATATCCGATTGGTTTGGGACGCATTTTTTTGAAACGCATTTTTGGTACATGTGGCAAACGACATTTGCTTTTCAAAAATGGTCAAGCTTATTTGAATTTAAGCGCTATATGAATCGAATGATCTTTGAATATTCGCGTATCCATACATTAGAAGGGGTAACGAGAACAAAGTACAATCAATACGAATCCGTCATCTTACCATTACAAACTTTTTTAGACAACCATGGCGTTGATTTTTCTTTAAGGTGTACGGTGACAGACATAGATTTTGCTGATAAGAAAGAGATTACTGCGACAACGATTCATTATACAACAGAAAATGGTGAGGGGACGATTTCATTAAAAGAAAAAGACCTTTGTATTGTGACGAATGGATGTATGACAGACTGTGCAACATTAGGAGATCTTCACACCCCTGCTCCATTTAATGCTAAAAACCCTATTTCAGGAAATTTGTGGGCCAACATTGCAGCTAAAAAACAAGGACTTGGTAATCCGAAGCCTTTCTTTTCGGACCCCGAACAAACGAATTGGCAATCGTTTACCGTTACATTAAAAGGTAACAAATTACTGAAGAAAATCGAAGCGTTTTCTCGTAATGTGCCAGGTAGCGGAGCTTTAATGACATTTAAAGACTCCAGTTGGCTTATGTCTATCGTAGTAGCACACCAACCACATTTTAAAGGCCAAACAGAGGATGAAACGATCTTTTGGGGATATGGATTATACACGGATCAGTTAGGGGATTATGTAAAAAAACCTATGCGAGAGTGTACCGGAGAAGAGATATTAACAGAACTGCTTCATCATCTTCACTTTGATAAAGAGATCGATGACATTTTAGCTGACGTTGTTAACGTCATTCCATGTATTATGCCTTATATTGTGGCGCAATTCCAACCGAGGGCGATGACTGATCGACCAAAAGTCGTCCCTGACGGCTCAACAAACTTTGCGATGATTAGTCAATTTGTTGAGATTCCTGAAGACATGGTGTTTACAGAAGAGTACTCGGTTCGTGCTGCGAGAATAGCAGTTTATGAGTTGTTGGGGATGACGAAGAAAATCTGCCCTGTTACGCCTCATCATTATGATATTCGAACATTATTTAAGGCTGTGAATACGACATTCAGATAG
- a CDS encoding GNAT family N-acetyltransferase — protein MMEKIKDINYFITEDWHLQKQSLLYADHTVRDYKGEWYFSEGHIEFLISYIEGVNDFSGLTEGYIEIYTKYDNDTFKCDFSRRLENFITMKLATVDVIYIEMAIPNDSKQSDVNNILKNNSNLSLYTTLVEKKIKKMPMDTTLRDVECRAIMNEDVEDVLTCLKKAYSVGLLSEFRNEINVQSFNENIQDFYKQNLLSSTMISGVATYKNKFAGHVTFSKNEEELEATLVDLFVIDEFKGLGLGKKLTEWGERECLNNGISTLKGTVDTNLSSQDPLVTNLLKDNWKISKFVFLIKGKEGNLRFGS, from the coding sequence ATGATGGAAAAGATTAAGGACATAAACTATTTCATAACTGAAGATTGGCATCTACAAAAGCAATCTCTTTTATATGCGGATCATACAGTGAGAGATTACAAAGGGGAATGGTATTTTTCAGAGGGGCATATAGAATTCCTAATTAGCTACATAGAAGGAGTTAACGATTTTTCGGGTTTGACTGAGGGTTATATAGAAATCTACACAAAATACGATAATGATACCTTTAAATGCGATTTTTCTAGAAGGTTAGAAAATTTTATTACAATGAAACTAGCGACAGTTGATGTGATTTACATAGAGATGGCTATTCCTAACGATAGTAAACAAAGTGATGTGAATAACATCCTTAAAAACAATTCAAATTTGTCTCTGTATACAACTTTAGTAGAAAAAAAGATAAAAAAAATGCCAATGGATACAACATTGAGAGATGTTGAGTGTCGAGCTATTATGAACGAAGATGTAGAGGATGTGTTAACTTGTTTGAAGAAAGCTTATTCTGTAGGATTATTATCGGAATTCCGAAATGAGATAAACGTGCAAAGTTTTAATGAAAATATTCAAGATTTCTATAAACAAAATCTACTTTCTTCCACTATGATTTCTGGGGTAGCTACTTATAAAAATAAATTTGCAGGTCATGTAACTTTTTCTAAAAATGAAGAAGAGTTAGAAGCTACTCTCGTAGACCTATTTGTAATTGATGAATTTAAAGGACTCGGATTAGGTAAAAAACTTACGGAGTGGGGAGAAAGAGAATGTCTAAATAATGGAATAAGTACGCTAAAAGGGACTGTGGATACTAATTTAAGTAGCCAGGACCCATTAGTAACAAATCTATTGAAAGATAATTGGAAAATCTCTAAATTTGTATTTTTAATTAAAGGAAAGGAGGGGAATTTACGTTTTGGATCATGA
- a CDS encoding nucleotidyltransferase family protein — MDHDFYNMAVKGITLESPIDMKQLKFHKLDAIYLKKYQGAEIDGESWSSFLTSETKRKNELLKVLEVLNYKKIDYLLLKGLSFQKYYPSTLYRYSLDFDFSVSNFEDFLKCADTLFSRGFEYESYPQFSYNQEMRGVIKLIKCLDGGDTLSIEFNIGGFPASDFTWIDYSIISKDSRTMYENEVAINIPSHIANFIIFLAEVNERDVLRVRDALDFKYMIEYIKIEKVSTTLKSLYLYKNVRRVYKYLENLDGGKQENQWFRNIRRKYHTLFLDKNHIIPMIYRNHYTPLRDLSMNYYKRVGEVLIDNDFFINNIKKFELLLDVRKRFYAGILTHFIPINHDKYDSFQWLTEENMDLVETPLGLFLASNFCVHTEVELEKVEELTNF; from the coding sequence TTGGATCATGATTTTTATAATATGGCGGTAAAAGGTATAACATTAGAAAGTCCTATAGATATGAAACAATTAAAATTTCATAAACTAGATGCCATATATTTGAAAAAATACCAAGGCGCAGAGATAGACGGGGAAAGCTGGTCCTCCTTTCTTACTTCAGAAACTAAAAGAAAAAATGAGCTATTGAAGGTATTAGAGGTACTAAATTACAAAAAAATAGACTATTTATTATTAAAGGGACTCTCATTTCAAAAATACTATCCTAGTACATTGTATAGATATAGTCTAGATTTTGATTTTAGTGTGTCAAATTTTGAAGATTTTCTGAAGTGTGCAGACACCTTATTTTCAAGGGGTTTTGAATATGAGTCATATCCTCAGTTTAGTTATAATCAGGAAATGAGAGGGGTAATAAAACTTATTAAATGCTTGGATGGTGGGGATACACTATCAATTGAATTTAATATTGGAGGATTTCCAGCAAGTGATTTTACTTGGATTGATTATTCGATCATTTCTAAAGATTCGAGAACAATGTATGAAAATGAAGTAGCAATTAATATACCTTCCCATATCGCTAATTTTATTATATTTTTGGCAGAAGTTAATGAAAGGGATGTGTTACGAGTTAGAGATGCCTTAGATTTCAAGTATATGATTGAGTATATAAAAATCGAAAAAGTGTCCACCACTTTAAAATCCCTTTATTTGTATAAAAATGTTCGAAGAGTCTATAAGTATTTAGAAAACCTTGATGGCGGAAAGCAAGAGAATCAATGGTTTAGAAATATAAGAAGAAAATATCACACATTATTTCTAGATAAGAATCATATAATACCAATGATATATAGGAATCATTACACGCCTCTAAGAGATTTGTCGATGAATTACTACAAAAGAGTTGGAGAAGTATTGATTGATAATGATTTTTTTATAAATAATATTAAAAAATTCGAGTTGTTACTAGATGTTAGAAAGAGGTTTTATGCAGGAATATTAACTCACTTTATTCCAATTAATCACGATAAGTATGATTCTTTTCAGTGGTTAACTGAAGAGAATATGGACCTTGTAGAAACACCTTTAGGCCTTTTTTTGGCTAGTAATTTCTGTGTTCATACGGAAGTAGAATTGGAAAAAGTAGAAGAACTAACAAATTTTTAA
- the map gene encoding type I methionyl aminopeptidase, with translation MQKKTHKEIDRIQKSGNVIKGCHEELHHFIKPGITTLDIDSYVESFIRKNKAYPSLKGFNNYPFATCCSVNQSVAHEPPSKRTLKEGDIVSVDIVANVEGYHADRCFTYSVGEVDSKMKHLINVTDTALKIGVSQCKEGRKISEVGQEIEDYVLKHQFSIVYQLGGHGIGKAIHEEPFFPHLGAIEEEWDFFLEEGMVLTIEPMVNIGLPEIVLKEDGWTYETIDRKNSAHFEHTILIKDDCAEVLT, from the coding sequence ATGCAGAAAAAAACACATAAAGAAATTGATAGAATACAAAAATCTGGAAATGTAATAAAAGGATGCCATGAAGAACTGCATCATTTTATTAAGCCAGGGATAACAACACTCGATATAGACAGCTATGTGGAATCTTTTATTCGAAAAAATAAAGCCTACCCTTCCTTAAAGGGATTTAACAATTACCCTTTCGCTACGTGTTGTTCTGTTAATCAGTCTGTAGCACATGAGCCTCCCAGTAAACGAACATTAAAAGAAGGTGATATCGTTTCAGTCGATATTGTAGCCAATGTGGAAGGTTATCATGCTGATCGTTGTTTCACTTATTCTGTCGGTGAAGTTGATAGTAAAATGAAGCATTTGATAAATGTTACTGATACTGCTCTGAAAATAGGCGTGTCTCAATGTAAAGAAGGAAGAAAAATAAGTGAAGTGGGACAAGAAATAGAAGATTATGTTTTAAAACATCAATTTTCGATTGTTTATCAATTAGGAGGGCATGGGATCGGCAAAGCTATTCATGAAGAACCATTCTTTCCTCATCTAGGAGCAATAGAGGAAGAGTGGGATTTTTTCCTTGAAGAAGGCATGGTATTAACAATTGAGCCTATGGTGAATATAGGATTACCAGAGATAGTCCTAAAAGAAGATGGTTGGACATATGAAACAATAGATAGGAAGAATTCAGCTCATTTTGAACATACTATTTTAATAAAAGACGATTGTGCTGAAGTGCTTACTTAA
- a CDS encoding helix-turn-helix transcriptional regulator: MKATDLVKIGESIRYYRKFRKLTQKDLAEDICTQAQISKMEKGEVLPLSSTLFLISIKLGIKVDDLFYESAYTRYDYMKTLTGVVRTKITNHEYADVLQIIDLEKDNYLNSTEMTQFILWHKGICIAHVHKDYQHSIDLLKESLSMTNKKNGFCSERELEIINSLAIVYDLSGNSKEAHKYYKRALKESTILPSLDPNIKARMLYGLAKIEKSLGNLEKSIEVSEEGRLFCINNGLLYLLGEFLYQKGYCMILLEEKTGDEYVNLAIMIFKLQGNYQLAELAERNLTKVLQKVDIKRRTD; encoded by the coding sequence GTGAAAGCGACAGATTTAGTGAAAATTGGTGAATCGATCCGATACTATCGTAAGTTCAGAAAGCTCACTCAAAAAGATCTTGCCGAAGATATCTGTACTCAAGCCCAAATAAGTAAAATGGAAAAAGGAGAAGTGCTTCCCTTATCCTCAACACTCTTTCTCATCTCCATTAAATTAGGTATTAAAGTTGATGATCTCTTTTATGAATCTGCTTATACGAGGTATGATTATATGAAAACCCTCACGGGGGTTGTTAGAACAAAAATCACCAATCATGAATATGCAGACGTTCTTCAAATAATTGACTTAGAAAAGGACAACTATCTCAACTCAACTGAAATGACACAATTCATTTTATGGCACAAAGGTATTTGCATTGCACACGTGCATAAAGATTACCAACATAGTATAGACCTTTTAAAAGAATCATTAAGTATGACAAATAAAAAGAATGGATTTTGCTCAGAAAGGGAGTTAGAAATTATAAATAGCTTAGCAATTGTTTATGATTTGTCTGGAAATAGCAAGGAAGCACATAAATATTACAAAAGAGCTTTAAAAGAAAGCACAATTTTACCAAGTCTAGACCCTAATATTAAGGCTAGAATGTTATATGGATTAGCCAAAATAGAAAAAAGCCTTGGGAATTTAGAAAAGTCAATAGAGGTTAGTGAGGAAGGGAGATTATTTTGTATAAACAATGGTCTATTATATCTCTTAGGTGAATTCCTATACCAAAAAGGATATTGTATGATTTTACTAGAGGAAAAAACAGGAGATGAATATGTTAACCTTGCTATAATGATTTTTAAATTACAAGGTAATTATCAATTAGCTGAACTTGCTGAAAGAAATTTAACTAAGGTATTACAAAAAGTAGACATAAAAAGGAGAACCGATTAA
- a CDS encoding AraC family ligand binding domain-containing protein, translated as MITISKDHLQDLSEGRKMLINEVVKEFKEENGQIVFPSFEKVKETAEFLNIPLSSFFDEENSDLESGVKILRDGEGFSRTSLKNGNKYYTYNHLVTTNTEPSLMPLRVELHVKDEDHVTLNGGHGSKEMVYITKGVVRMHWEHNKEQKSIDLNKGDSVFIKPGVSHSFISAQDDSELLAFNY; from the coding sequence ATGATTACAATTAGTAAAGACCATTTACAAGATCTAAGTGAAGGAAGAAAAATGTTAATTAATGAAGTGGTTAAAGAATTTAAAGAAGAGAATGGTCAAATAGTCTTTCCCTCCTTTGAAAAAGTGAAAGAAACAGCTGAATTCTTAAACATTCCTCTTTCTTCATTTTTTGATGAAGAGAACAGTGATTTAGAGAGTGGCGTAAAGATTTTAAGAGATGGAGAAGGCTTTTCACGAACGAGTCTAAAGAACGGTAATAAATATTACACATATAATCACTTAGTTACGACTAATACGGAGCCTAGTTTAATGCCTTTACGTGTTGAGTTACATGTCAAAGATGAAGATCATGTTACCTTAAATGGGGGTCATGGATCTAAGGAAATGGTCTATATTACAAAAGGTGTTGTTAGAATGCACTGGGAGCATAATAAAGAGCAAAAAAGTATCGATTTAAATAAAGGTGATTCTGTCTTTATAAAGCCAGGTGTCTCACATAGCTTTATTTCAGCTCAAGATGACTCAGAATTGTTGGCTTTTAATTATTAG
- a CDS encoding isopentenyl phosphate kinase family protein → MYVVKIGGSLITDKNAYCKPEFENIYQYARIIKKNWTALKGNLIIVLGGGSYGNAVPKRYHIDNSMNHWKPENIAMMTIKMQEWMREFYYAFKKYDIPCYPFQASAFVVSNEGEHYSSYIDPIKKCLELGLLPIISGDLVFDEKNDFGIFSSDKIPEVIAEHLDVKKVVMLTDVPGVYFQNNKKEIIKTINKQNYRSVLGETGGSLKQDVTGGMKTKVKSLYKLSQYGCDSVICDGREPENIIEAFNEDKQIGTLIEGDNTNNIMRGDII, encoded by the coding sequence ATGTACGTTGTTAAAATTGGAGGCTCTTTGATCACAGATAAAAATGCTTATTGTAAGCCTGAATTCGAAAATATCTATCAATATGCCAGAATTATAAAAAAAAATTGGACTGCTTTGAAAGGCAACCTAATTATCGTTTTAGGTGGGGGCTCATATGGTAATGCCGTTCCTAAAAGGTATCACATAGATAATAGTATGAATCATTGGAAACCTGAAAATATAGCGATGATGACGATAAAGATGCAGGAGTGGATGAGAGAATTTTACTATGCTTTTAAAAAATATGATATTCCATGTTATCCATTCCAAGCAAGTGCTTTTGTGGTTTCCAATGAAGGGGAACATTATTCTTCATATATTGACCCTATTAAAAAGTGTTTAGAACTTGGATTACTTCCAATTATTTCAGGAGATCTCGTATTTGACGAGAAAAATGACTTTGGTATTTTCTCAAGTGATAAAATACCAGAAGTTATAGCAGAGCACTTAGATGTGAAAAAAGTTGTCATGTTAACAGATGTACCAGGAGTCTACTTCCAAAATAATAAAAAAGAGATTATAAAGACGATAAATAAACAAAATTATCGTTCAGTACTTGGAGAAACGGGCGGATCGTTAAAACAAGATGTAACCGGAGGAATGAAAACAAAGGTAAAGTCCCTTTATAAGTTATCGCAATATGGGTGTGACAGCGTTATTTGTGATGGAAGAGAACCAGAAAATATTATTGAGGCATTCAATGAGGATAAGCAAATTGGTACCTTAATTGAGGGAGATAACACAAATAACATAATGAGAGGAGACATCATTTAA
- a CDS encoding NAD(P)-dependent oxidoreductase yields the protein MKVGWIGTGSLGKAVVTKMLREGERVRVFNRTAEKAVSLVKEGAILYDSPSHLALDCDIIFLCLTGHQALHDVLYEEGGILQEQKRNLIIVDISTLSPQITRETAHYLSEYNIHYLDCPVSGGPEGALAGKLTAIISGNNEAYFQAERYISLFSNKKYYVGDSGSSQTLKILNNLAEAINLLAASEVIALGLKEGFSLPTLKEVLTETRGNSIYMNILLERLMNPSKEVSASLEVRVKDLKLANELAEKNNLELLQGKLALQQFFSAERNIGKQNDQSECIKLYLKEVDINET from the coding sequence ATGAAAGTTGGTTGGATTGGAACGGGAAGCTTAGGAAAAGCAGTTGTGACGAAAATGTTACGTGAAGGTGAAAGAGTAAGAGTTTTTAATAGAACTGCTGAGAAAGCAGTATCTTTAGTAAAGGAAGGGGCTATATTATATGACTCTCCTTCACACCTTGCTTTAGACTGTGATATTATCTTTCTCTGCTTGACAGGACATCAAGCATTACACGATGTTTTGTATGAAGAAGGTGGTATATTGCAAGAGCAAAAAAGAAATTTAATTATTGTTGATATTAGTACGCTATCCCCACAAATAACTCGAGAAACAGCTCACTATTTAAGTGAATATAACATCCATTATTTAGATTGTCCTGTTTCTGGAGGGCCAGAAGGAGCTTTAGCTGGTAAATTAACTGCGATTATTTCTGGAAATAATGAGGCTTATTTTCAAGCAGAAAGGTATATTTCTCTTTTTTCGAATAAAAAGTATTATGTAGGTGATTCCGGCTCTTCCCAAACGTTAAAAATACTTAACAATTTAGCGGAAGCAATCAATTTATTAGCAGCTTCAGAAGTCATTGCTCTAGGGTTAAAAGAAGGATTCAGTTTGCCCACTTTAAAGGAAGTATTAACAGAGACACGTGGGAACTCTATCTATATGAATATACTTTTAGAGCGCCTCATGAACCCTAGCAAAGAAGTATCAGCCTCTTTAGAAGTGCGTGTAAAAGACTTAAAACTGGCAAATGAATTAGCAGAAAAAAATAATCTGGAACTTTTACAAGGAAAATTGGCTTTGCAACAGTTCTTCAGTGCTGAAAGAAATATTGGTAAACAAAATGACCAGTCTGAGTGTATCAAACTTTATTTGAAAGAAGTTGATATAAATGAAACCTAG
- a CDS encoding isocitrate lyase/phosphoenolpyruvate mutase family protein, with the protein MKPRHLFRHYLNNPDKLIRTIGAHDAISAKIAEKNGFEAIWASGFEISASHGKPDANILTMTEFLRAAEMMVEAVNIPVIADCDSGFGNVNNVIEMVKKYEKAGITGICLEDKLFPKVNSFINKRQKLADKHEFAAKIKAAKNTQVCDDFVVIARVEALIAGLSIEEAIERAEAYEEAGADMILIHSKKRTSYEIEEFRGRWKSNTPIVIVPTTYPSLTEVQIKQLKIKMVIYANQGLRSAIKAMNNTLFKLGRSGSLEQINNDLESMESIFELQGMNNMLLNEEKYDNYQAKQLSKT; encoded by the coding sequence ATGAAACCTAGACACCTTTTTAGACATTATTTAAATAATCCAGATAAGCTTATTCGTACAATTGGTGCTCATGATGCTATCAGTGCCAAAATAGCGGAAAAGAATGGATTTGAAGCGATATGGGCTAGTGGATTTGAGATATCTGCTAGTCATGGTAAGCCAGATGCCAACATACTAACGATGACGGAGTTTCTCCGAGCTGCTGAAATGATGGTAGAAGCAGTAAATATTCCAGTTATAGCAGACTGTGACTCAGGGTTTGGTAATGTTAATAACGTTATAGAGATGGTGAAAAAGTACGAGAAGGCTGGTATCACAGGGATATGTCTTGAAGATAAACTATTTCCTAAAGTTAATAGTTTTATTAATAAGAGACAAAAATTAGCCGACAAACATGAATTTGCGGCGAAAATAAAAGCGGCTAAAAATACCCAAGTATGTGATGATTTTGTAGTCATTGCTAGAGTTGAAGCTTTGATTGCAGGTTTGAGCATAGAAGAGGCTATTGAAAGAGCGGAAGCATATGAGGAAGCTGGGGCAGATATGATTCTTATCCATTCGAAAAAAAGGACTTCATATGAAATTGAAGAATTTAGGGGAAGGTGGAAATCAAACACGCCTATAGTCATTGTTCCAACGACTTATCCCTCTTTAACAGAAGTGCAAATAAAACAATTAAAGATTAAAATGGTAATTTACGCTAATCAGGGGTTACGCTCTGCTATTAAAGCGATGAATAATACGCTATTCAAGCTAGGGCGTTCAGGATCTTTAGAACAAATAAATAATGATTTAGAATCAATGGAAAGCATTTTTGAATTGCAAGGGATGAATAACATGTTATTAAATGAAGAGAAATATGATAATTACCAAGCGAAACAACTATCTAAAACCTAA
- a CDS encoding diguanylate cyclase produces MDINIEQKLNKLLEGIDEKYRDKHYTLAFVDIDKCKPEKGALEEITRTFLEVVKDTLPCDAYYVGRDEFILILEGCKSDKALNLLMDLKHAWKNSEKNTFHLTFSAGIASNSEHGDHASQVLTGAEEGLYRAKQEGRNMIMQPEKDQKIMKSNYYYPYQLKRLKMYAEKTNNKEADILRLALNEFFRRHDEL; encoded by the coding sequence ATGGATATTAATATTGAACAGAAATTAAATAAGTTGTTAGAAGGTATTGATGAGAAGTACAGAGATAAGCACTACACATTAGCATTTGTTGATATAGACAAATGCAAACCTGAAAAAGGAGCTTTAGAGGAGATTACACGAACATTTTTAGAGGTAGTTAAAGATACGCTCCCTTGCGATGCATACTATGTAGGAAGAGATGAATTTATCCTTATTTTAGAGGGCTGCAAAAGTGATAAAGCACTTAATCTGTTAATGGACTTGAAGCATGCATGGAAAAATAGTGAAAAGAACACGTTTCATCTAACATTTAGTGCAGGAATTGCTTCTAATTCAGAACATGGTGATCATGCAAGTCAAGTTCTAACAGGTGCTGAAGAGGGCCTTTACCGTGCTAAACAGGAAGGTAGAAATATGATTATGCAGCCAGAAAAAGATCAAAAAATAATGAAAAGTAATTACTATTACCCTTACCAGCTGAAACGCTTAAAAATGTATGCTGAAAAGACGAATAATAAGGAAGCTGATATTCTTAGGCTTGCTTTAAATGAGTTTTTTAGACGTCACGATGAACTTTAG